A genomic segment from Chitinophaga niabensis encodes:
- a CDS encoding FecR family protein, translating into MAPAPQYIAQLLHKYLDGTLSEQEQAELKEWLSVSHEHRRFVETLGDDVMLGKLVAKEFSDEQEGVEAMLLQRTKSQLEFSQPVIQRMHFLRRWWAAASIIILLGGSAYFWIASQKNTHPANVTAQTDIVPGKKGAVLTLADGSQLVLDSLGNGVIAMQGGTAARIINGSLVYDGKEDAAVYYNTISTPKGRQFQLTLPDGTMVWLNAASSLRYPTFFTGKDRKVEMTGEAYFEVAKNKEMPFRVQLNNKAEVKVLGTHFDINAYANETSINTTLIEGSVQVSATSSGNYVTLKPGQQAQITQAGGPEIEVVDNPDIGKVVAWKNGLFNFSDASLEEVMRQLERWYDIEVVYEKDIPQKTFYGKLTRDISLQGLLRILERTGVRFRVEDRKLIVLPTGTE; encoded by the coding sequence ATGGCACCAGCACCTCAATATATAGCTCAATTATTGCATAAGTACCTGGATGGAACGCTTAGTGAACAGGAGCAGGCTGAACTGAAGGAGTGGCTTTCTGTTTCCCATGAACACCGCCGCTTTGTTGAAACACTAGGCGATGACGTGATGCTCGGGAAACTGGTGGCGAAGGAATTCTCCGATGAACAGGAGGGGGTTGAAGCCATGCTGTTGCAGCGCACCAAATCTCAATTAGAATTCTCCCAACCTGTTATTCAACGCATGCATTTCCTGCGCCGCTGGTGGGCTGCTGCTTCTATTATCATACTACTGGGGGGCAGCGCTTACTTCTGGATAGCCAGCCAAAAAAATACACACCCTGCCAATGTTACGGCCCAAACGGATATAGTTCCTGGTAAGAAAGGCGCCGTGCTTACCCTGGCAGATGGCTCGCAGTTGGTGTTAGATAGTCTTGGTAATGGAGTAATTGCCATGCAGGGCGGCACTGCAGCCAGGATCATAAATGGTTCTCTGGTTTATGACGGCAAAGAGGATGCGGCCGTGTATTACAATACCATATCAACACCCAAAGGACGGCAGTTTCAGCTAACCTTGCCGGACGGCACCATGGTATGGTTGAACGCAGCAAGCTCGCTGCGCTACCCGACGTTTTTTACAGGAAAAGATCGCAAAGTGGAAATGACCGGGGAGGCCTATTTTGAAGTAGCGAAAAATAAAGAAATGCCTTTCAGGGTGCAGCTGAATAACAAAGCCGAAGTGAAAGTATTGGGGACACACTTTGACATCAATGCATATGCCAACGAGACCAGTATCAATACCACCTTGATAGAGGGAAGCGTACAGGTATCGGCCACTTCATCCGGAAACTATGTAACCCTTAAACCCGGCCAGCAGGCACAGATTACGCAGGCAGGGGGCCCGGAGATCGAAGTGGTTGATAATCCTGATATCGGAAAGGTCGTGGCCTGGAAGAACGGCTTGTTCAATTTCAGCGACGCATCCCTGGAAGAGGTTATGCGGCAGCTGGAACGCTGGTACGATATTGAAGTAGTATACGAAAAGGATATACCACAGAAAACTTTCTATGGAAAATTGACCAGGGATATTTCTCTCCAGGGTTTATTAAGGATATTGGAAAGGACAGGCGTACGTTTTCGCGTAGAAGACAGGAAGCTGATCGTGCTGCCAACGGGAACGGAATAA
- a CDS encoding SusC/RagA family TonB-linked outer membrane protein, with product MKLTAFLLTVLFMHAYASGSAQNITISGRDLTLKQVFSIIEQQTGFVVFSDGRAITETSPVSLNMQNVPLRNLLDVVLKDQPLNYTIEGKTIILSRKSPVAVFPTDGQQVKPDDVIRIKVVDSLGNPLPGASVGIKNSKRSGIANTEGIVSLNAKIADVILISFLGFEPHSITVTSSLLSSAGQIIVHLKSAVSEMKAITVSFSTGYQQIAPERATGSFSYIDSALLNRSVSRNILDRIKGVASGVLFDNSTGTGTGFNIRGRNTIFANADPLIVVDNFPYDGSLANINPNDVLDITVLKDAAAASIWGVRASNGVVVITTKAGKYGKPVTVNFNSNITIGENPRLFTAPQLNPDEVIALEEHLYNKGYYSRPLGAASDFISPVVQILYNKSRNLITEAEAQQQINALKGNDYRNELLEHYYRPTVNQQYFASVSGGGSQNTYYLSVGYDRGLGDVKHNTNNRISLNAQNKYRLLRNKLEITTGITFTSDNTRSLNGTVLNGTYTRPYTKLTDGNGNPAAVLTYKRAWLDTAGMGKLLNWNWRPLEEMTSADNRRVLNNYLVTAGIKYNISRSLTFSANYQFSRGISQSNNIATEKSYYVRNLVNTYSSVNYTTGAVTRPIPEGAILQRFISQYTSHQARAQLNYQKKWQLHELSLIAGSDVKDYDQLTDFSALYGYNKELASSKDVNYADNFRSLVTGFQVPIPNKPYQNGVADRYVSMFANGIYTYKERYTASASFRRDESNLFGVKANQKGVPLWSAGLGWTISKEPFYKVSWMDLLKVRVSNGYNGNVHKGLSAYVTTQVLPGANGLNRFGNQYAALVNPPNPSLRWEKINITNLGVDFSMLDQRISGSLEYFYKTGKDIIGSSPLAPSSGVVSFMGNSADISVKGMDVVINSINIRSRNFSWGTNLLLSKAIDKIKAYKVNPSPLGFRVDYPYNALFSYRWAGLDPENGDPLGYYDGKVSNDWTGIINVDSLGMNTMYSGTAMPVYFGSLRNTLNYKKISLSFNLVYKLGHVFRMPSVGYSSLFNLNNLHPDYRLRWQQKGDELITTVPSEMYPNDLSRDDFYGSSQILIASGSHVRLQDIQVDYSFILRDAGARSYNCSIYVYASNLGVVWRSNKKDLDPDNLSIAAQRLFSFGFKTNF from the coding sequence ATGAAATTAACCGCTTTTTTGCTGACTGTCCTTTTTATGCATGCCTATGCTTCCGGCTCAGCACAAAACATTACAATTTCCGGCAGAGACCTTACTTTAAAGCAGGTCTTCTCCATCATTGAACAGCAAACAGGGTTTGTTGTTTTTTCAGATGGGCGGGCCATTACCGAAACATCGCCTGTTTCTCTTAACATGCAAAATGTGCCGTTGCGGAACCTGCTGGATGTTGTACTGAAAGATCAGCCGCTGAATTATACGATAGAGGGAAAGACCATCATCCTTTCCAGGAAATCTCCTGTTGCGGTTTTTCCCACTGATGGGCAACAGGTGAAGCCGGATGATGTGATCCGCATAAAGGTGGTGGACTCTTTGGGGAATCCGCTGCCAGGTGCCTCTGTGGGTATAAAGAACAGTAAGCGGTCAGGCATTGCCAATACTGAAGGCATAGTTAGTCTGAATGCGAAAATTGCGGATGTTATTCTCATCTCGTTCCTGGGCTTCGAGCCTCACAGCATTACCGTTACATCTTCCCTGCTCTCCTCCGCCGGTCAAATTATTGTACATCTCAAATCTGCTGTTTCAGAAATGAAGGCGATAACGGTCAGCTTTTCTACCGGTTATCAGCAGATCGCTCCCGAAAGGGCAACAGGCTCTTTTAGTTATATAGATTCTGCACTGCTCAACCGGAGTGTGTCCAGGAATATTCTTGACAGGATCAAGGGCGTGGCCAGCGGTGTGTTATTCGATAATTCTACAGGTACCGGAACAGGCTTCAATATTCGCGGCCGCAATACCATTTTTGCCAATGCAGATCCATTGATCGTTGTCGATAACTTTCCGTATGACGGATCGCTCGCCAATATCAATCCTAATGATGTGCTGGATATCACCGTTCTCAAAGACGCTGCTGCAGCATCTATCTGGGGTGTCCGTGCTTCCAATGGCGTTGTGGTGATCACTACCAAAGCCGGTAAGTACGGCAAACCTGTAACAGTGAATTTCAATAGCAATATCACGATAGGTGAAAACCCCCGCTTGTTCACTGCACCACAATTAAATCCTGATGAGGTAATAGCACTCGAAGAGCATTTGTATAATAAAGGGTATTATAGCAGGCCTTTAGGTGCTGCATCGGACTTTATTTCGCCGGTTGTGCAGATCCTGTATAACAAAAGCAGAAACCTGATCACCGAAGCCGAAGCGCAGCAACAGATCAATGCTCTGAAGGGAAATGATTACAGGAACGAGCTTCTCGAACATTATTACAGGCCAACGGTCAACCAGCAATATTTTGCCAGCGTTAGCGGTGGCGGAAGTCAGAATACCTATTACCTGTCCGTTGGCTACGACCGTGGCCTGGGAGATGTGAAGCACAATACTAACAACCGCATCAGCCTGAACGCACAGAATAAATACCGGCTGCTGAGGAACAAGCTGGAAATAACTACAGGCATCACGTTTACTTCCGATAATACCCGGTCCCTCAACGGCACGGTACTCAATGGAACATACACGCGCCCCTATACGAAACTGACAGACGGGAATGGTAATCCCGCTGCTGTACTTACTTATAAACGTGCCTGGCTCGATACTGCCGGGATGGGGAAGTTGCTTAACTGGAACTGGCGCCCGCTGGAAGAAATGACCAGCGCAGATAATAGAAGAGTGCTGAATAACTACCTGGTGACTGCCGGGATCAAATACAATATTTCACGCTCCCTGACTTTTAGCGCCAACTATCAATTCAGCAGGGGCATATCCCAGTCCAATAACATCGCTACCGAAAAATCCTATTACGTACGTAACCTTGTCAATACCTACTCCAGTGTGAACTATACTACCGGTGCAGTTACGAGGCCGATACCTGAAGGCGCCATCCTGCAACGCTTCATCTCGCAGTATACTTCCCACCAGGCACGGGCGCAGTTGAACTATCAGAAGAAATGGCAGCTGCATGAGCTATCGCTTATTGCCGGTAGCGATGTGAAAGATTACGATCAACTGACCGATTTTAGTGCTTTGTATGGTTACAATAAAGAACTGGCGTCTTCAAAAGATGTGAACTATGCAGATAATTTCCGTTCACTCGTTACCGGTTTTCAGGTACCCATCCCCAACAAGCCCTACCAGAATGGAGTGGCAGACAGATACGTATCTATGTTCGCCAACGGAATATACACCTATAAAGAACGATACACTGCTTCTGCCAGTTTTCGCCGCGATGAATCGAACCTGTTCGGCGTAAAGGCTAACCAGAAGGGCGTTCCGCTCTGGTCTGCCGGCCTGGGCTGGACGATCAGCAAGGAGCCTTTTTATAAAGTGTCCTGGATGGACCTGCTGAAAGTACGTGTGAGCAACGGGTATAATGGAAATGTGCATAAAGGGTTATCCGCCTATGTAACTACACAGGTATTACCTGGAGCAAACGGACTGAACCGTTTCGGGAACCAGTATGCCGCACTCGTAAATCCGCCTAATCCTTCCCTGCGTTGGGAAAAGATAAATATTACCAACCTCGGTGTTGATTTCTCGATGTTGGATCAGCGTATCAGCGGAAGCCTGGAATATTTCTATAAAACCGGAAAGGATATCATAGGAAGCAGCCCGCTCGCCCCTTCTTCCGGTGTTGTTTCATTCATGGGCAATTCGGCTGATATTTCAGTGAAGGGGATGGACGTGGTGATCAATTCTATTAATATCCGGTCACGCAATTTCTCCTGGGGAACCAACCTCCTGTTAAGCAAAGCGATCGACAAGATAAAGGCCTATAAGGTCAATCCTTCTCCGCTCGGATTTCGTGTGGATTACCCATATAATGCGCTCTTCAGCTACCGCTGGGCCGGCCTGGACCCGGAGAACGGAGATCCGCTTGGCTATTATGATGGGAAAGTCAGTAACGACTGGACTGGTATCATAAACGTTGATAGCCTGGGAATGAACACCATGTATAGCGGTACCGCTATGCCCGTTTATTTCGGTAGCCTGAGAAATACGCTTAACTATAAGAAGATCTCCCTGTCATTCAATCTTGTTTACAAGCTGGGACATGTTTTCAGGATGCCTTCTGTGGGCTATAGCAGCCTGTTCAATCTGAATAACCTTCATCCTGATTACCGCCTGCGCTGGCAGCAGAAAGGAGATGAGCTTATTACCACTGTACCTTCTGAAATGTATCCCAACGATCTGTCGAGAGATGATTTCTACGGAAGTTCACAAATACTGATCGCATCAGGAAGCCATGTACGGTTACAGGATATCCAGGTTGATTATAGCTTCATTCTCAGAGATGCAGGTGCCCGTTCCTATAACTGCAGCATATATGTATATGCAAGTAATCTTGGTGTTGTATGGCGTTCCAATAAAAAGGACCTGGACCCGGATAATCTTTCCATTGCTGCGCAACGGCTCTTTTCATTCGGGTTCAAAACAAATTTTTAA
- a CDS encoding RNA polymerase sigma factor: MTDKTIQYDEAALIAGLHRGSEQAFEMLWQHFYKRVLYFSRRFVPETDAQDITTEVFVQLWNKRADFHTIGKVANFLFIAVRNRCYNLVRDRQIHDGHIAELAELMENDRGDLLLEQVRVELVKLISEQVRQLPEKTRRVFLLSFEEGLKPSQIAERLGVSVKTVKNQKLSAIKLLKSALQQHPLESVLLFLLEIEYFFSGQ, translated from the coding sequence TTGACAGATAAAACAATACAATATGACGAGGCAGCCCTCATTGCAGGGTTGCACAGGGGCAGTGAGCAAGCCTTTGAAATGTTATGGCAACATTTTTACAAGCGTGTGTTGTATTTCTCCCGGCGTTTTGTACCGGAAACGGATGCCCAGGATATTACAACAGAGGTATTCGTACAGCTCTGGAACAAACGGGCGGATTTTCACACCATCGGCAAGGTTGCTAATTTCTTGTTCATCGCTGTCCGTAACCGCTGCTATAATCTGGTGCGCGACCGCCAGATACATGATGGGCATATTGCAGAGCTGGCGGAATTGATGGAGAACGACAGGGGAGACCTGTTGCTGGAGCAGGTAAGGGTAGAGCTTGTTAAACTTATTAGTGAGCAGGTACGGCAGCTCCCCGAAAAGACCCGCAGGGTATTCCTGCTGTCCTTTGAAGAAGGACTAAAGCCATCCCAGATTGCCGAAAGGCTGGGAGTGAGTGTTAAGACAGTTAAAAATCAAAAACTTTCCGCCATTAAATTACTGAAATCTGCCCTGCAGCAGCATCCGCTGGAATCTGTTCTCCTTTTCCTCCTGGAGATCGAATATTTTTTTTCCGGGCAATAG